The following coding sequences are from one Mycobacterium bourgelatii window:
- a CDS encoding SDR family NAD(P)-dependent oxidoreductase, translated as MDLGVAERNFVLVGGTTGIGFAAAEQLAGNGANVALLARDGTRASDRAAQLSDQHGVAAVGIAVDVAATGDSVQRAIDQAAAALGPLRGLAVTAGPMNQQGPFLEHGDESWDWYYQLILMGTVRSCRAIIPHLQRNGGGTIVTTAAYSVRAPKILIPPYNALKAAVLTLSKILAKTHGPDGIRVNTVCPGLFDTEVNDFIRAQRAAEYGVPEKDAIYTHLASNPDWNMRVALGRGGLPNEAGELIAFLLGERAAFMTGAAINIDGGTDF; from the coding sequence GTGGACCTGGGCGTAGCGGAGCGCAACTTCGTTCTGGTGGGTGGCACCACCGGAATCGGGTTCGCGGCCGCCGAGCAACTCGCTGGTAATGGAGCCAACGTGGCGCTGTTGGCTCGCGACGGGACTCGTGCCAGCGACCGGGCCGCGCAGTTGAGCGACCAGCACGGTGTAGCTGCGGTCGGCATCGCCGTTGACGTTGCCGCCACCGGCGATAGTGTCCAGCGCGCCATCGACCAGGCGGCTGCCGCGCTGGGTCCGCTCCGGGGGCTCGCCGTCACCGCGGGCCCGATGAATCAGCAGGGCCCATTCCTCGAACACGGCGACGAGTCGTGGGACTGGTACTACCAGTTGATCCTTATGGGGACGGTCCGCTCCTGTCGCGCGATCATTCCGCACTTGCAGCGCAACGGAGGCGGAACGATCGTGACCACGGCCGCGTATTCCGTCAGGGCACCCAAGATCTTGATTCCGCCCTATAACGCGCTCAAAGCCGCGGTGCTGACGCTGTCGAAGATTCTGGCCAAAACGCACGGCCCAGACGGTATCCGGGTGAACACGGTGTGCCCGGGTCTGTTCGACACCGAAGTGAACGACTTCATTCGCGCCCAGCGCGCGGCGGAATACGGTGTGCCAGAAAAAGACGCGATCTACACGCATCTGGCAAGCAATCCAGACTGGAACATGCGGGTCGCCCTGGGTCGTGGCGGCCTACCGAACGAAGCGGGCGAACTGATTGCATTCCTACTGGGTGAGCGGGCGGCCTTCATGACCGGTGCGGCCATCAACATCGATGGGGGCACCGACTTCTAA
- a CDS encoding TetR/AcrR family transcriptional regulator — MSRGTTIGERVSVARGARMSTERISAEPDSADEFDRRDQILEAANECFAQLGIQRTSVQDVARVASVSRGTVYRYFEDRNVLIGAAIEFGAQRFYREVATAMAAKTTLAEQVGAMAETHARILLDHRTRNRLMADDAELMRIIISDGDTAVRRSTAFLMPYVRDARERGEVGAGVDVAAASEWLARIIYSFATVNEAQTFDMSKPDTVGRYVETFAVNGLR, encoded by the coding sequence TTGTCGCGTGGCACGACTATTGGCGAGCGGGTTAGCGTGGCGCGAGGAGCGAGAATGTCGACGGAACGGATCAGCGCAGAGCCCGACTCGGCCGACGAGTTCGACCGCAGGGACCAGATCCTTGAGGCGGCGAACGAATGCTTCGCCCAACTCGGTATTCAGCGGACCAGTGTTCAGGACGTTGCCCGAGTGGCGAGCGTCTCGCGCGGTACGGTGTACCGCTATTTCGAGGACCGTAATGTGTTGATCGGTGCCGCGATTGAGTTCGGTGCGCAGCGTTTCTACCGTGAGGTCGCTACTGCCATGGCAGCAAAGACCACCCTCGCCGAGCAGGTCGGTGCCATGGCGGAAACGCATGCGCGAATACTTCTCGACCATCGCACGCGCAACCGTCTGATGGCTGATGACGCGGAGTTGATGCGGATAATCATCTCCGACGGGGATACGGCTGTTCGCCGTTCGACGGCATTTCTGATGCCCTATGTCCGCGATGCACGTGAACGAGGCGAGGTCGGCGCCGGCGTCGACGTCGCTGCCGCCAGCGAATGGCTGGCTCGGATCATCTACTCGTTCGCTACCGTCAACGAGGCGCAGACATTCGACATGTCCAAACCGGATACCGTCGGTCGCTATGTCGAGACCTTCGCCGTCAACGGCCTCCGGTGA
- a CDS encoding SDR family NAD(P)-dependent oxidoreductase — translation MGERTLRGKRVAVVGASAGIGRAFAVRAGKEGAELLVAARRQGRLEEVVAEAGRGSTVTADVRNADDCARIAAAARDTLGGIDLLFISVGYAPLRMFVDTSAADWFDVMQTNVVSIHQVIRACLPALTPGAIVGALSSETVGQPRLGLGAYSTSKAALNESLNAWRTEHPDFRFCCVTVGGTVPTEFTAAFDTELLGTVVQDWIARGLLQETLMTPDEVADMLAGVFASALNCPVVSPEQLVLRPPAAVVKPAMA, via the coding sequence ATGGGCGAACGGACTTTGCGCGGTAAGCGTGTCGCGGTGGTCGGTGCGTCAGCCGGCATTGGGCGCGCCTTTGCCGTGCGTGCCGGCAAGGAAGGCGCGGAATTGCTTGTCGCCGCACGCCGCCAAGGACGTCTGGAGGAGGTCGTGGCCGAGGCGGGCCGGGGTAGCACGGTGACCGCCGATGTGCGCAACGCCGACGATTGCGCGCGCATCGCAGCCGCGGCTCGCGACACGCTGGGTGGCATCGACTTGCTGTTCATCTCAGTCGGTTACGCACCCTTGCGGATGTTTGTCGACACCTCCGCTGCGGACTGGTTCGACGTGATGCAGACCAACGTGGTCAGCATCCATCAGGTGATCAGGGCCTGTCTGCCGGCGCTCACACCCGGTGCGATCGTGGGCGCACTTTCCTCGGAGACGGTCGGCCAGCCCCGGCTCGGTCTCGGCGCCTATTCAACGAGCAAGGCCGCCCTGAACGAGAGTCTGAACGCTTGGCGCACCGAGCATCCCGATTTTCGTTTCTGCTGTGTCACGGTGGGGGGCACCGTGCCTACCGAGTTCACGGCGGCGTTCGACACCGAATTGCTGGGGACCGTCGTTCAGGATTGGATCGCGCGAGGTCTGCTGCAAGAGACCTTGATGACACCCGACGAGGTCGCCGACATGCTTGCCGGTGTCTTCGCCAGCGCGTTGAACTGTCCTGTCGTCAGCCCCGAGCAGCTGGTGCTGCGTCCACCCGCAGCGGTGGTGAAACCTGCAATGGCGTGA
- a CDS encoding DUF427 domain-containing protein, with protein MTAQVESAWPDHPGYRIDVTRYPHAGQVWHGDVLVAESDRCLLVTESDHEDRLYFPESDVRWDLFVPSDHATVCPFKGRASYWTLSGADPVVENVVWAYRTPLPEVADIAGYVSFYDDVLRVVVVESWPDGSKVATNFPLWGDAEELRRLIDVEPAGDGRFVGPAHGPTRRNVVEGGQLLGEAIVAASKTFPAQRVTSTSMIFNKAAAFDASVDLTVDVLRRGRSFSSAEVRISQHGKLRSAAIVLADSGARDVIRDTEGMPDVPGPETAVAFPGFGMTGREIRVVDAAYDPDPDRIGPPVINVWVRFREAPRERSLQSALLAQSTTHWIIAAGMRPHPGFGEARAHITLSTGIMKADIAFHDDVDIADWLLYTNHAFWAGRGLVQGDGRVFTRDGRLAASYTVQAMVRDFAADPAAIGHDSRTAM; from the coding sequence ATGACAGCTCAAGTCGAATCGGCGTGGCCGGATCACCCGGGGTACCGGATTGATGTCACCCGGTACCCGCACGCCGGCCAAGTGTGGCATGGCGACGTCCTCGTTGCCGAGAGCGACCGCTGCCTACTGGTCACCGAGAGCGACCACGAGGACCGCCTGTACTTCCCTGAGTCGGATGTTCGCTGGGATCTCTTCGTGCCGTCGGATCACGCCACCGTGTGCCCTTTCAAGGGTCGCGCCAGTTACTGGACCTTGTCCGGTGCGGACCCGGTGGTCGAGAACGTTGTCTGGGCATACCGCACGCCACTACCCGAGGTGGCCGATATCGCCGGCTACGTATCGTTCTACGACGATGTGCTGCGGGTGGTTGTTGTCGAAAGCTGGCCGGACGGCAGTAAGGTTGCCACCAACTTCCCGCTGTGGGGCGATGCCGAGGAGCTGCGCCGGCTCATCGATGTCGAGCCCGCAGGCGATGGCCGGTTCGTCGGCCCAGCGCACGGGCCGACCCGTCGCAATGTCGTCGAGGGTGGCCAGCTGCTGGGGGAGGCTATCGTTGCCGCATCTAAAACATTTCCAGCACAACGGGTTACGTCCACCTCGATGATCTTCAACAAGGCGGCCGCATTCGATGCGTCGGTGGACCTCACTGTCGATGTACTGCGCCGGGGCAGGTCCTTCTCGTCGGCCGAAGTACGGATCAGCCAGCACGGCAAACTGCGTAGTGCCGCGATCGTCCTTGCGGACTCGGGCGCGCGCGATGTCATTCGCGACACTGAGGGCATGCCGGATGTCCCCGGGCCTGAGACAGCGGTGGCATTTCCGGGCTTCGGGATGACGGGTCGCGAAATCCGGGTGGTGGACGCGGCCTACGACCCCGATCCCGACCGGATTGGCCCTCCGGTGATCAACGTGTGGGTGCGGTTTCGGGAAGCGCCGCGGGAACGATCCTTGCAGTCGGCCCTGCTGGCGCAGTCGACGACGCACTGGATCATCGCCGCGGGCATGCGACCCCACCCGGGTTTCGGCGAGGCTCGTGCGCACATCACGCTGTCGACGGGGATCATGAAGGCCGACATCGCTTTTCACGACGACGTCGACATCGCGGACTGGCTCTTGTACACCAACCATGCGTTCTGGGCGGGTCGTGGTCTGGTGCAAGGCGATGGGCGGGTTTTCACTCGCGATGGCCGCTTGGCCGCGTCGTACACGGTGCAGGCGATGGTCCGCGACTTCGCGGCGGATCCTGCCGCCATCGGTCACGACAGCAGGACGGCAATGTAA
- a CDS encoding TetR/AcrR family transcriptional regulator has protein sequence MLTDRATGEAEVADEFDRRDQILDAANECFTQLGIQRTSVQDVARMAKVSRGTIYRYFADRDVLIEAAIEHGAQRFYREVAAAMAQKNTLAEQLGAMAETNARILLEHRTRNRLMADDSELMRHMISDGDSAVRRTTKFLEPYVRDAQKRGEVGAGVDITAASEWLARMIYSFNTVNQGLSFDMSKPETVRRYVEKFAVNGLR, from the coding sequence ATGTTGACGGACCGAGCCACTGGCGAAGCGGAGGTCGCCGACGAGTTTGATCGCCGCGACCAGATTCTCGACGCCGCGAACGAATGCTTTACCCAGTTGGGCATCCAGCGCACCAGTGTGCAGGACGTCGCGCGGATGGCCAAAGTCTCCCGCGGCACCATCTACCGTTATTTTGCCGACCGCGACGTATTGATCGAGGCCGCCATCGAGCATGGCGCCCAACGCTTCTATCGCGAAGTCGCCGCCGCGATGGCGCAGAAGAACACGCTGGCCGAACAACTCGGTGCGATGGCCGAGACGAACGCGAGGATCCTGCTCGAACACCGCACCCGCAATCGGCTCATGGCGGATGACTCCGAGCTCATGCGCCACATGATTTCCGACGGCGACTCCGCGGTTCGGCGCACCACGAAGTTTCTGGAACCCTATGTGCGCGATGCCCAGAAGCGCGGCGAAGTGGGCGCGGGAGTCGATATCACCGCCGCCAGCGAATGGCTGGCCCGCATGATCTACTCCTTCAACACGGTCAACCAGGGTCTGAGCTTCGACATGTCGAAGCCCGAAACCGTCCGTCGCTACGTGGAGAAATTTGCCGTCAACGGCTTGCGCTGA
- a CDS encoding SDR family NAD(P)-dependent oxidoreductase → MGPADLRGRTAMITGASGSIGRVLARRYAQCGANVVLVARRAEQLVETARLVADEGGESLVAVADICDEDQCRDAVGRALSRFGRLDVLVNNAAVPGTDQAVSEATVANWREVLETNLIAPMVLSREALRQAMIGSGCGNIQFFSSAAARLVRTKKAHYAAAKLGLSALGQTLAMEVGSLEIRVNTIVIGAVAGELVDNYVAKVAVQESAAPESVRQRLASANALARLVEPQEIADVSVWLASDAASAITGQDIFVTAGQQR, encoded by the coding sequence GTGGGACCGGCGGACTTGCGCGGTCGGACAGCGATGATCACCGGTGCCAGCGGAAGTATTGGACGGGTGCTGGCGCGGCGATATGCACAGTGCGGCGCCAATGTCGTCCTGGTGGCGCGTCGCGCCGAGCAACTGGTGGAGACGGCCCGACTTGTGGCAGACGAGGGCGGTGAATCGCTGGTGGCGGTTGCCGACATCTGTGATGAGGATCAGTGCCGCGATGCTGTCGGCCGGGCGCTTTCGCGCTTTGGCCGCCTCGACGTGCTGGTGAACAATGCGGCGGTGCCCGGTACGGACCAGGCGGTCAGCGAAGCGACCGTCGCGAATTGGCGAGAGGTGCTCGAGACAAACCTCATCGCACCCATGGTGCTGTCCCGAGAGGCCCTGCGGCAAGCCATGATTGGCAGCGGCTGCGGAAATATTCAGTTCTTTTCTTCGGCCGCGGCGAGGCTGGTGCGTACGAAAAAAGCCCACTATGCGGCCGCGAAATTGGGACTGAGTGCGCTGGGCCAAACGCTTGCCATGGAGGTCGGCTCGTTGGAAATTCGAGTCAACACCATAGTGATCGGCGCGGTGGCCGGCGAGTTGGTCGACAACTACGTCGCCAAGGTGGCTGTCCAAGAGTCCGCCGCCCCGGAAAGTGTGCGGCAACGTTTGGCATCGGCGAATGCGTTGGCGCGCCTGGTCGAACCGCAGGAAATTGCCGACGTCTCGGTGTGGCTGGCCTCCGACGCGGCCTCAGCGATCACCGGGCAGGACATTTTCGTGACCGCGGGCCAACAACGGTAA
- a CDS encoding SDR family NAD(P)-dependent oxidoreductase, with product MSRLEGRNALVTGGAQGLGRAIARSLAGLGAHVTVVDLNEAKGRECVDSIGAAAGSASFVKANVARREDIEAAVHHAADIGDGRIDVMVNAAQFFAMPKALELVTEKDWELSEATGPKATFRFMQIGFPFLRASGRASVINFVSGSALGGIAYTAPYSAAKGAVAALTKVAANEWARHRIRVNALCPFALTEAQESMIGTEWDNYTRTAVASPMRRGADPEAEIAPAVAFLASDDAAFVTGTVLHVDGGMTELSTVDYSQSPGVFG from the coding sequence TTGTCCCGGTTGGAAGGCCGAAACGCGCTGGTCACCGGCGGGGCTCAGGGTCTGGGCCGTGCGATCGCCCGATCGCTCGCCGGCCTGGGAGCCCACGTGACCGTCGTCGACCTCAACGAGGCGAAGGGGCGCGAATGTGTTGACAGTATTGGCGCAGCAGCTGGCTCGGCGTCTTTCGTCAAGGCTAATGTCGCGCGCCGGGAAGACATCGAAGCCGCTGTGCACCACGCCGCCGACATCGGCGACGGTCGGATCGACGTGATGGTCAACGCGGCCCAGTTCTTTGCCATGCCAAAGGCGTTGGAGCTGGTCACCGAAAAGGATTGGGAGTTGTCGGAAGCGACCGGCCCAAAAGCGACGTTTCGGTTCATGCAGATCGGCTTCCCGTTCCTGCGCGCCTCCGGCCGGGCATCGGTGATCAATTTCGTGTCTGGATCTGCACTGGGTGGCATCGCCTACACGGCGCCCTACTCGGCCGCCAAGGGTGCGGTGGCCGCGCTGACCAAGGTGGCCGCCAACGAATGGGCGCGCCACCGGATCCGGGTCAACGCGCTGTGCCCGTTCGCCCTGACTGAGGCTCAGGAGTCGATGATCGGCACGGAATGGGACAACTACACGCGGACCGCGGTCGCGTCACCGATGAGGCGCGGTGCCGACCCCGAAGCCGAAATCGCGCCGGCGGTGGCCTTTTTGGCCAGTGATGATGCGGCCTTCGTTACCGGCACGGTGCTGCATGTCGACGGCGGAATGACCGAGCTGTCGACGGTGGACTACTCGCAATCGCCGGGCGTGTTCGGGTAA
- a CDS encoding Zn-ribbon domain-containing OB-fold protein, whose protein sequence is MTQQSEIQRPLPALTELNRPFWTAGADGVLRMQRCAACGRLVHPPALRCPYDHALLEYVDLSGRGRVESWTVNRHPWFPGFPPPYLVAFVSPVEDTRVRLLTNLVNVDPDEVTPNMPVQVVFERREDGDDVVYIPLFEPERQ, encoded by the coding sequence ATGACGCAGCAGTCCGAAATTCAGCGCCCCTTGCCGGCGCTGACCGAGCTCAATCGGCCGTTCTGGACCGCGGGGGCCGACGGGGTGCTGCGCATGCAGCGCTGCGCCGCGTGCGGTCGGCTGGTTCACCCACCGGCATTGCGCTGCCCGTACGACCACGCCCTGCTCGAATACGTCGACCTCAGCGGCCGGGGGCGGGTCGAATCGTGGACCGTCAACCGGCATCCTTGGTTCCCCGGGTTTCCGCCGCCATATCTCGTCGCCTTCGTGAGCCCGGTCGAGGACACCCGGGTGCGGTTGCTGACCAACCTGGTGAACGTCGATCCCGACGAGGTCACCCCAAACATGCCGGTGCAAGTCGTCTTCGAGCGCCGCGAGGACGGTGACGACGTGGTGTACATCCCGTTGTTTGAGCCAGAGCGCCAATGA
- a CDS encoding thiolase family protein encodes MKRPLDQVVISGIGQSEIGRRLGRDGLELTVEACLAAVGDAGLTLADIDGLTTYPGASQAGPGFSGASLRDIHDALGIKPNWVAGGVESPGQLGAVVDAMLAVAGGLANHVLCWRSIWEGTAQGAGRRRGYGSSGGRPSGMMGWQLPFGVTAANLAALQIRARMLRYGLTREQLASIAITARAHAALNPVAIYTDPLDLDAYLNGRMVSDPLCMFDCDIACDGATAFVISRAEHAAGLDHPAVAVEALDCAHHDRFTWEGGEDITRISSRWSSNLWQRTDFTVSDVDVASLYDGFSVFVLCWLEDLGFCPVGESGAWVADTARISLGGELPINTAGGQLSGGRLHGFGHLHEACLQIRGEAGARQVDHASLAAVGVGAANSGTTAMLLRRA; translated from the coding sequence ATGAAGCGCCCGCTCGATCAGGTCGTCATCAGCGGCATCGGCCAATCGGAGATCGGCCGGCGGTTGGGACGTGACGGGTTGGAGCTCACCGTCGAGGCATGTTTGGCGGCGGTCGGTGACGCCGGTTTGACACTGGCTGACATCGACGGCCTAACAACCTATCCGGGAGCATCACAAGCGGGTCCAGGGTTTTCCGGAGCTTCACTGCGCGACATCCATGACGCGTTGGGAATCAAGCCGAACTGGGTCGCTGGGGGAGTCGAGTCGCCAGGGCAGCTCGGCGCGGTGGTCGATGCGATGCTGGCGGTCGCCGGCGGATTGGCCAACCATGTGCTGTGTTGGCGCAGCATCTGGGAGGGCACCGCGCAAGGGGCCGGACGCCGCAGGGGCTATGGGTCCAGCGGTGGACGTCCTAGCGGAATGATGGGCTGGCAGCTGCCATTTGGTGTCACGGCAGCCAATCTCGCGGCACTGCAGATTCGGGCACGGATGCTGCGTTATGGGTTGACCCGCGAGCAGCTTGCGTCGATCGCCATCACCGCGCGCGCACATGCCGCGCTGAACCCCGTGGCGATCTACACCGACCCGCTGGACCTCGATGCCTACCTCAACGGGCGAATGGTGTCCGACCCGTTGTGCATGTTCGACTGCGACATCGCCTGCGACGGCGCCACGGCATTCGTGATTTCGCGCGCCGAACACGCCGCGGGACTCGACCATCCCGCGGTGGCGGTAGAGGCCCTGGACTGTGCCCACCACGACCGCTTCACCTGGGAAGGTGGCGAAGACATCACCCGCATCAGTTCCCGGTGGTCGTCGAACCTGTGGCAGCGCACCGATTTCACCGTCTCGGACGTCGACGTGGCCTCGCTCTACGACGGATTCAGCGTTTTCGTGTTGTGCTGGCTGGAAGATTTAGGCTTCTGCCCGGTCGGGGAATCCGGTGCGTGGGTCGCTGACACGGCACGCATATCGCTGGGCGGTGAGTTGCCGATCAACACCGCCGGAGGACAGTTGTCGGGCGGACGGCTCCACGGCTTCGGGCATCTGCACGAGGCCTGCCTGCAGATCCGCGGGGAAGCGGGCGCTCGACAGGTGGACCACGCCAGTCTGGCGGCGGTCGGCGTCGGCGCCGCCAACAGTGGGACCACGGCCATGTTGCTGCGACGCGCCTGA
- a CDS encoding slipin family protein, which yields MTELVVGLGAVGVALITVLAFFSLAVLREYERGVVFRMGHVRPLYQPGLRCLIPLVDKMVRVDQRLVTLTIPPQEVITRDNVPARVNAVVMFAVTDPLKAILAVENYAVATSQIAQTTLRSLLGRADLDTLLAHREDLNSDLRTIIEKMTEPWGVQVHVVEIKDVEIPESMQRAMAREAEAERERRAKVINARGELQASEELREAAETLSKSPASLQLRYLQTLLELGADQNSTVVFPLPVDIITPFLRNPDALRGVIDNINHHG from the coding sequence ATGACCGAATTGGTTGTTGGTCTGGGAGCTGTGGGAGTCGCGCTTATCACGGTGCTGGCGTTTTTCTCGTTGGCCGTGTTACGCGAGTACGAACGCGGCGTGGTGTTCCGGATGGGACACGTGCGCCCGCTGTACCAGCCCGGTTTGCGTTGCTTGATTCCGTTGGTGGACAAGATGGTTCGGGTCGACCAGCGGTTGGTGACGCTCACCATCCCGCCGCAGGAGGTGATCACCCGTGACAACGTGCCGGCCCGGGTGAACGCGGTGGTCATGTTCGCGGTGACGGATCCGCTGAAAGCGATTCTGGCGGTGGAGAACTACGCGGTCGCCACCTCGCAGATCGCCCAGACGACGCTGCGATCGCTGCTCGGCCGCGCCGACCTGGACACCTTGCTGGCACACCGCGAAGACCTCAACAGCGACCTGCGCACGATTATCGAGAAGATGACCGAACCGTGGGGTGTGCAGGTGCACGTGGTGGAGATCAAAGACGTCGAGATTCCCGAATCGATGCAACGCGCAATGGCCCGCGAAGCCGAAGCCGAACGCGAACGGCGCGCCAAAGTCATCAACGCCCGAGGCGAACTGCAGGCCTCCGAGGAGTTGCGAGAGGCGGCGGAGACGCTATCGAAGAGCCCCGCGTCACTGCAATTGCGGTACCTGCAGACGCTTTTGGAGCTGGGGGCGGATCAGAACTCGACAGTGGTTTTCCCGCTGCCCGTCGACATCATCACGCCGTTTCTGCGCAACCCCGATGCCTTGCGTGGTGTGATCGACAACATCAATCACCACGGCTGA
- a CDS encoding nitric-oxide reductase large subunit, which translates to MATQEISSLPTPSEPSPRPLIGKGWVQGVALVMIFGFLVMGILAYRTYTAAMPMPDKVVSESGQVLFTSDDIIKGQELFQARGLMQYGSVLGHGAYLGPDYTAEYLRMATDEVANQFRAEGVAEPRDRVVSEFRTNRYNPENKTLVFTNHQTAAFERIQNHYAAFFGENSTKYGLRPELITDKTQIRQLTAFFAWTAWAAAAERPGHKYSYTNNWPAEQRVDNGPTAAVIVWSALSLVALLGGIGILFGVYGRWSQQVGWHSAEATNLSFRQPGEVSLTPAQRATVWFFAVVSVLFLAQTLLGAAAEHYRADLSTFFGLDLARILPYNLARTWHLQLALFWTAAAFLAGGIFLVPFIARREPKRQATLAYVLLGAVALVVFGSLISEALSIYGVIPEGGLFSQQWEYLDLPRLWQILLVIGLFVWIAIVWRGIRARLKGESKMNMPWLFFFSGLAIPAFYAVGLLATSDTHYTVADFWRFWVVHLWVEDFLELFTTVMVAYLFVLLGVVRERIALGVIFLDVILYSAGGVIGTMHHLYFSGTPVEHMALGAFFSAAEVIPLTFLTVEAWAFLQLGARQQSGDGNPFPHRWAVMFLVAVGFWNFLGAGIFGFLINLPVVSYYQIGTALTANHGHAAMMGVYGMLAVGLAMFAFRYMIPADKWPEKLARLSFWCMNIGLAWMVFVTLLPLGVMQLYSSVNEGYFEARSLGYITRPGNAVLEWLRLPGDLILIVGGVLPFVWIALLALRHFRSGTTVDELPEHPLYTEVSAVPEPASAPPASAGPASGAPASRAPASED; encoded by the coding sequence GTGGCCACTCAAGAGATATCGTCGTTACCCACTCCCTCCGAACCCAGCCCGCGACCCCTCATCGGCAAAGGATGGGTTCAGGGCGTCGCCCTCGTGATGATCTTCGGTTTCCTGGTCATGGGCATCCTGGCCTACCGGACTTACACAGCGGCGATGCCGATGCCGGACAAGGTGGTCAGCGAGTCGGGCCAGGTGTTATTCACCAGCGACGACATCATCAAGGGCCAGGAGCTGTTCCAGGCCCGGGGATTGATGCAGTACGGGTCGGTGCTGGGCCACGGCGCCTACCTGGGGCCGGACTACACCGCCGAATACCTGCGGATGGCAACCGACGAGGTGGCCAACCAATTCCGGGCCGAGGGCGTCGCCGAACCCCGTGACCGGGTGGTGAGTGAATTCCGCACCAACCGCTACAACCCGGAAAACAAGACGCTGGTGTTCACTAATCACCAGACCGCCGCTTTTGAACGCATCCAAAATCACTATGCGGCGTTTTTCGGCGAAAACTCCACCAAGTACGGATTGCGGCCGGAGCTGATCACCGACAAGACGCAGATCCGCCAACTCACGGCATTTTTCGCCTGGACCGCCTGGGCCGCGGCCGCCGAACGACCCGGCCACAAGTACTCCTACACCAACAACTGGCCGGCCGAGCAACGCGTCGACAACGGTCCCACCGCGGCGGTGATCGTGTGGTCTGCGCTGTCGCTGGTGGCGCTGCTCGGCGGCATCGGAATCCTGTTCGGGGTCTACGGCCGGTGGAGCCAGCAGGTCGGCTGGCACAGCGCCGAGGCAACGAACCTGTCCTTCCGCCAACCCGGCGAGGTGAGCCTGACGCCCGCGCAGCGCGCCACCGTCTGGTTCTTCGCGGTGGTGTCGGTGCTGTTCCTGGCGCAGACGTTGCTGGGTGCGGCCGCCGAGCACTACCGCGCTGATCTGTCGACGTTCTTCGGGCTGGACCTGGCCCGAATCCTGCCCTACAACCTGGCCCGCACCTGGCATCTGCAGTTGGCGCTGTTCTGGACGGCGGCCGCATTCCTGGCCGGTGGCATCTTCCTGGTGCCGTTTATCGCCCGCCGAGAACCCAAACGACAGGCGACGCTGGCCTATGTGCTGCTGGGCGCGGTCGCGCTGGTGGTGTTCGGTTCGCTGATCAGCGAAGCGCTGTCCATCTACGGCGTCATCCCCGAAGGCGGCCTGTTCTCCCAGCAGTGGGAATACCTGGACCTGCCGCGGCTGTGGCAGATCCTGCTCGTCATCGGCCTGTTCGTGTGGATCGCGATCGTCTGGCGCGGCATCCGCGCGCGCCTCAAAGGCGAGTCGAAGATGAACATGCCGTGGTTGTTCTTCTTCTCCGGGCTGGCGATTCCTGCCTTCTACGCTGTCGGGCTGCTCGCCACCAGCGACACCCACTACACGGTCGCCGACTTCTGGCGGTTCTGGGTGGTGCACCTGTGGGTCGAGGACTTCCTCGAACTGTTCACCACCGTGATGGTGGCCTACCTGTTCGTGCTGCTGGGAGTGGTGCGCGAGCGCATTGCCCTGGGTGTGATCTTCCTCGACGTGATCCTGTATTCCGCTGGTGGCGTGATCGGCACCATGCACCACCTGTACTTCTCCGGCACGCCGGTGGAGCACATGGCGCTGGGCGCGTTCTTCTCGGCGGCAGAGGTCATCCCGTTGACCTTCCTCACGGTCGAGGCGTGGGCGTTCCTTCAGCTGGGTGCCCGTCAACAGTCCGGTGACGGCAACCCGTTCCCGCACCGCTGGGCCGTGATGTTCCTCGTCGCGGTCGGGTTCTGGAACTTCTTGGGCGCGGGCATCTTTGGGTTCCTGATCAACCTGCCGGTGGTGTCCTACTACCAGATCGGCACCGCGCTGACGGCCAATCACGGGCACGCGGCGATGATGGGTGTCTACGGCATGCTCGCCGTCGGCCTGGCAATGTTCGCGTTCCGCTACATGATTCCGGCCGATAAGTGGCCGGAGAAGTTGGCCCGGCTTTCCTTCTGGTGCATGAACATTGGTCTGGCCTGGATGGTCTTCGTCACCTTGCTGCCGTTGGGTGTGATGCAGCTCTATAGCTCGGTCAACGAGGGCTACTTCGAGGCGCGGTCGCTGGGCTACATCACCAGGCCCGGTAACGCGGTGCTGGAGTGGTTGCGGCTGCCCGGTGACCTCATCCTCATCGTCGGCGGCGTGTTGCCGTTCGTCTGGATCGCATTGCTGGCGTTGCGCCACTTCCGATCCGGCACGACGGTCGACGAGTTGCCCGAACACCCGCTGTACACGGAGGTATCCGCCGTTCCCGAGCCGGCGTCCGCCCCGCCGGCATCCGCTGGGCCGGCATCTGGGGCGCCGGCATCGCGCGCGCCGGCATCGGAGGATTAG